The window ATAAGGATGTTGTGGGGttcaaatgatccaatatatttaaacaactttgcaaactttgaaaaaGCAGCtctagtacagtggatagacacTGGGATTGAAGTCAGGaacttctgaattcaaatgcaaataccctgggcaagtcaaataaccaatttgtcttagtttcttaaactttaaaatgggaataataacagcccCTACCTTACAGCGTTGtcaggagaataaaagaaaataatatacaaagtCCCCAGCATATAATGTTACATAAATAGTTCTCCCCTTCACTAATATCAGTGCTCATTACTATTATCTTAAGTATCAATTCCTTAACAACTATAGCCGTTTTGTTCTGCTAAATTCAAAGGTCATATATTCTTGTCattgaaaagagaaacaaaatacaaattggGCATCTGTCTTTGCTTATCATTCATTGTTCTAAACTCATTAGCCTTCAGAATCACTCCAATtccttatatgtttatattttgatgACATAATTTGTCactttttgtattaaaaatagaaatactttTTGTGGTTAAGTTTTCTGTGCATCTCTCAGCTAAGGCTGAGTTAGGCACTCTGCCAACTCTATTATCACAAGATAAGTTCTGCTTTTGCATTTATTCTTGGttacctctccttttctccttactGCAATTTTTTCATATCTGACTATCTACTtgacaatttttcttctttatcttcaaaattttattaagatCTTTCTATCCCTTTCTATCCCTTCAGATTTGAATTCCCTGTAAAATTAATCCCTAGTATCCTGCTTCATCCTTCTTCTCTAATGCCTATAATTAACCCTCCCCAAACATAGAACTgaaaattacttgaaaaaaaaaaagctaaatcttCTACTTTCTTCCAAGTCCTATAACATTCTCATATTTTGATCCTCATCTttcatgagaattaaatgaagaaTAGAATTTCTCTTAGAGTTCCCTTCACTTTTGATGTAGAAAAATATCACTGATGAAAGGAAATCAATACCTGCTCTTTAATGAGAGCAAAGAAATATATAGGTAGATatatgataaaagataaaagactgaAACAGAGTGACAAAGGCAGAGAAACATGCAGAtagaaaagggagaaacagacaaaagagaatgagaatgagagaatgagaaaaagatcaaaaatacacagagagatggggagagggagacaaagactGAGactaaaagagagatagagagataatgAGAGAAAATTCTGAGAGATGCCGAGATAATTGAAATCCCCTATCACTAATAAACCATTCCTTCATGCCAAATTTGTgatctatttcctcttctaattaattagtatttataaTAGCATATGATTACACTGTGAGTCTAAAAACTTTACACTATATTTCCATACTCTGTCAGATTTCCTCATATGAGCATATagtctatctttttttaaaaaaatagacttgTTGCCCATCCCATTTCATTCAAAAAGGTTCAAATTTTTCTAGAACTGTATTACACTTGAGTCCCTTCCTTCTATTTTAAATGGCACCTTGTTTACAAAGCTTCACCCAACAATAATCTCTTTCGAGGATTGctgaatttataatatttttaaaatgagaatatgtGATGGGCTCACTCTTTATGAGAAAATGTAATGAGTGTATTTTGGGGACTTAAAATAACCAGTATAACAACTACCTAAATGCTCTTGGTCCTTAATTGCTTATTTCTAGCCCTCTTATAAGATAGGTCTCTGATATGTTTTATATGTTAGACACATTAATCATATAGAGTATATTTTTCTAATGATTACTCTTTTATTTCAGGTGCGTAACAACACTCTCAAATGACATCTATGGAGAACAAGTCTAGAGTGAATGAGTTCATTCTTACAGGATTAACAGATGCCCCAGAGCTTCAAGTTCCCTTCTTCATTATGTTCACCTTCATCTACCTCATCACCCTTGTAGGGAATCTGGGAATGGTAGCTCTGATCTCCTGGGATTCTCGTCTCCACACCCCCATGTACTTCTTCCTCAGTAATCTCTCTCTGGTGGATTTTGGCTACTCCTCAGCTGTTACTCCCAAAGTGATGGCTGGGCTCCTCACAGGGGACAAGATCATCTCCTATTATGGATGTGCAGCACAGATTTTCTTCTTTGTGACCTTTGCCACAGTTGAAAGTTTTCTCTTGGCTTCCATGGCCTATGATCGCCACGCAGCTGTGTGTAAGCCCTTACATTACACCACTACCATGACATCGACTGTATGTGCACATTTGGCCAGTGGTGCTTACATCTGtggctttttaaattcttccataGTTACAGGAGATACATTTAGCCTTTCTTTCTGTAGATCCAATGTGATCCATCATTTTTTCTGTGATGTTCCCCCTCTCCTAGTCATAACCTGTTCTGATATTCATAATATAGAGATGGTCAtatttattttaggaatattcactgtattttttccatttctggttATCTTGACTTCCTACCTGTTCATCTTCATTGCCATCCTGAGCATCCGTTCTGCTGAAGGCCGCCAGAAAGCCTTCTCCACTTGTGCTTCCCATCTTACAGCAGTCTGTATATTTTATGGGACAATCATCTTCATGTACTTTCAACCCAGCTCAAGCCATTCCATGGACTCAGACAAAATGGCATCTATTTTCTACACCATGGTCATCCCCATGTTGAACCCTCTGGTTTATAGTTTGAGGAACAAAGAAGTCAAGGGTGCTTTTCACAAAGTTGTGGGAGGACAAAAATCTCAATTAGAAAATTTATAAGttgcatttttcttctcttggagCCAAGCTGCTATTCtattaaattttcttatatatgCAGGTGTATATTTCTAATTATGTCATAGAAGGAGTCCCGGACTTGGAAGGAGGAGACACCTATTTCTCAATATTGACCCTCACTCTTTCTGACTGTGTAATCACACAGTCTGGGCAAGTCTCTGAACTTTTCTCTGACACAgtttacttctctgtaaaatggacaaaataatttttggattaACTACTCTgttttgtgaaaattaaataagatgcTATATGTAAAACCCTTGGAAATCAAGTCtgctgtatttattttatttctcttattttagtaGGTTAGCCTGATAGAATCATAATTCTCACctggaaaggatttcagaagTAGCCCTTTGGTAGCAATTAGTTTTTGTGTCAGAAACAAGAGTAATGGTAAAACCACTAATAAGATCACCTAACACATCCATTGTCCTTTGAGAACCTGAGTTCTCAAAGAATACAGATGTGTTTGCCTTCATGGGAATTGATAATATAATTCTGATAATAATCAGAATGAACAACCCTTCCTGATAGTGTTGAAAAGGATCTGagctgtctgtctctctgtctttgtccctctctctgtctttgtccctctctctatctctgtgcctttctctatctctctctatctttctatgtctctctttgtttttctctcttctttctgtctcc of the Sarcophilus harrisii chromosome 6, mSarHar1.11, whole genome shotgun sequence genome contains:
- the LOC100915279 gene encoding olfactory receptor 5B12-like → MTSMENKSRVNEFILTGLTDAPELQVPFFIMFTFIYLITLVGNLGMVALISWDSRLHTPMYFFLSNLSLVDFGYSSAVTPKVMAGLLTGDKIISYYGCAAQIFFFVTFATVESFLLASMAYDRHAAVCKPLHYTTTMTSTVCAHLASGAYICGFLNSSIVTGDTFSLSFCRSNVIHHFFCDVPPLLVITCSDIHNIEMVIFILGIFTVFFPFLVILTSYLFIFIAILSIRSAEGRQKAFSTCASHLTAVCIFYGTIIFMYFQPSSSHSMDSDKMASIFYTMVIPMLNPLVYSLRNKEVKGAFHKVVGGQKSQLENL